Proteins encoded in a region of the Anopheles ziemanni chromosome 2, idAnoZiCoDA_A2_x.2, whole genome shotgun sequence genome:
- the LOC131281346 gene encoding homeobox protein unc-62-like gives MQENSVTVVPVSGVTASGLGSAVVAGGTSGIIGNTVNTNNTSSNSSSTSSNSNGSSGNTNSNNGPPGSGPVVPSTAAGSGGGATTISPHGLSDIDQAQFEADKRAVYKHPLFSLLALLLEKCEQATQGYIPSSSSASSPNGSTNNGTGDGDSFSRDIQAFVQLLEKEKRPLLTNNSELDGLMIKALQVLRIHLLELEKVQELCRDFCTRYIACLRSKMQSENLLRSDYALEHNNNLSNSNSPINSPEQDLSGSAQGYYQNADYLQGSDTSEYSNMQGKRDMLSSGLCSSGSQHPLPSPQPGLLQEQSNPLHPFHQHHHQVPSSVATSLADLPHPVSPNTLLRPSSDLVPEESVNLAASVALGCGVAIPGLPSLATLEAAGPMLATAAAAMAFQHQQHQHHLHQQQQQQQYEQTFAGTTLPGMIGCPPAIALTSPLDVYAGQLSPCGSSDELDSELDSPDGDGDSSSGKRQKRGILPKHATSVMRAWLFQHLVHPYPTEDEKRAVAAQTNLTLLQVNNWFINARRRILLPMLENASDNSGE, from the exons ATGCAAGAGAACAGCGTTACGGTAGTTCCAGTATCGGGCGTAACGGCATCCGGGCTGGGCAGTGCGGTGGTGGCCGGGGGTACCAGCGGAATCATCGGCAACACGGtcaacaccaacaacaccagtagcaacagcagcagcaccagcagtaaTAGCAATGGCAGCAGCGGCAACACCAATAGCAACAACGGACCTCCTGGCAGTGGGCCAGTAGTACCGTCGACGGCGGCAGGCTCCGGCGGCGGCGCGACCACGATCTCACCACATGGCCTCAGTGACATCGACCAGGCGCAGTTCGAGGCCGACAAGCGGGCGGTTTACAA ACATCCACTGTTTTCCCTGCTGGCACTGCTGCTGGAGAAATGTGAGCAGGCAACACAAGGCTACATTCCCTCCTCGTCTTCCGCATCGAGTCCGAACGGGTCCACCAACAACGGTACCGGCGATGGAGACAGTTTCTCCCGCGACATTCAG GCCTTTGTACAGCTACTAGAGAAGGAAAAGCGTCCACTGCTGACGAACAACAGCGAGCTGGATGGGCTTATGATAAAGGCACTGCAGGTCCTGCGAATACACCTGCTCGAGCTGGAAAAGGTGCAGGAGCTGTGTCGGGACTTTTGCACGCGCTACATTGCCTGCCTCCGGAGCAAAATGCAGTCGGAGAACCTGCTCCGCTCGGACTACGCCCTGGAGCACAACAACAACCTGTCGAACTCGAACAGCCCTATCAACAGTCCGGAGCAG GATCTCTCGGGGAGTGCACAAGGGTACTATCAGAACGCAGACTATCTGCAGGGAAGCGACACCAGCGAGTACAGCAATATGCAAG GCAAACGAGATATGTTGAGCAGCGGACTTTGCAGTTCCGGCTCGCAACATCCTCTTCCATCGCCACAACCAGGATTGCTGCAAGAGCAATCGAATCCTTTACATCCTTTCCATCAACATCACCATCAAGTGCCATCCTCAGTCGCTACGTCCCTCGCAGATCTCCCCCATCCGGTGTCTCCAAATACATTGCTTCGTCCGTCCAGCGACCTGGTACCGGAAGAATCCGTCAACCTAGCAGCTTCCGTAGCACTCGGTTGTGGTGTTGCTATCCCGGGGCTTCCCAGTTTGGCAACGCTGGAAGCCGCCGGCCCTATGCTCGCCACTGCCGCAGCCGCTATGGCATTCCAGCACcaacaacatcagcatcatctgcatcagcagcagcagcagcaacagtatgAGCAAACCTTTGCCGGTACTACGCTCCCCGGTATGATCGGATGTCCGCCGGCGATCGCTCTTACCTCTCCGCTCGACGTGTACGCCGGGCAGCTTTCGCCCTGCGGTAGCTCCGATGAGCTCGACTCCGAGCTGGACTCACCGGACGGCGACGGAGATTCGTCCTCCGGGAAGCGCCAAAAACGGGGCATCCTCCCCAAGCATGCCACTAGCGTAATGCGGGCCTGGTTGTTTCAGCATCTAGTC CATCCCTATCCTACTGAGGATGAGAAACGGGCCGTAGCAGCGCAAACCAACTTAACCTTGCTGCAG GTGAACAATTGGTTCATCAATGCTCGACGACGTATTTTGCTTCCGATGCTGGAGAATGCTTCCGATAACTCTGGCGAATAG